The Mycolicibacterium parafortuitum nucleotide sequence CGGCCGAATGTGCGGAAGTTACGGCAGCCAGACCAGCAGCAGGCGGATTACGGGTGAACAGCAGTCGACGGACCGGTGTTCGCGCCGCTCCCTCGCCGGTCTGAGCCGCCCGAGGAATCTATGCGGAATTTGCTGACAGATGACAAAGCGGTGCGGTAGCGTCCCGCCCAGACTGTCGAGGGGGTCAATTATGTCGCAGCCGCGCGCGAAACGACCACGGATAAAACAAGATCAAAGTCCGCGGCGCGTGGCAGACCTCCCGGTTCGGCAGTGGCTGAAACTCGGCGCAGCTTCTGCGGGCATGGGCGCGGCATTGCTGGGCTTCACTCGCGAGCAGTCACTGGATCACGGTCATCGCAACATGGAAAACACATAGGGGGCCGACAAATGTCCACAGCCAGGCATCGCAAGGCACGCAGGTCCGAAGATTTCGCGGTACGCCGCTGGTTGCACGCCGGCGCCGTGACGGCGGGCATGGGGGCCGCTCTGCTCGGCTTCGGTGTGCTCGGTGCGGAGATCGCCACCGCGGCAGCCGATACCGGCAGCGAGTCCGCGTCCTCAGGTGCGACCAACGCGGGCCCCTCCGCCGCAAACGATGCGGCGGGCTCCGCGGCGTCGGATGCTGCGTCGGATTCCGGGTCGGGCGCCACCGGCACGGCAGATGACGCCGACCCCGACGCCGACGCCGACACCGACGACGACACCGACGACGACGAGGCCGACGCCGACGCCGACGCCGTCGCCGAACGAGTGTCGGTCAAGCCGAAATCCCACCGGGCCACCGCGGCGGCCGAAACTGAGTCCGACGACGCCACCGCGGAATCCGAGGACGCCGCCGCAGAAGCCGACGACGGGGCAGCGGCCGACAGTGACGACACCACCGCCGTCGCGGAGCCGCCAGTCCGGTCCACCGCGAACGTCGACAGCGATGAGGAACCGGCCGACGAGGACGAGTACGACTGGCCTGTGGCGCCGGCGCCGTACGTCTCGCCGCAGAGCGCGTATCAGATCCGGGTCGCGGAGATCCTCGACGATTGGACCGCCCGACACCAGGAGTGGGTCGACTCGCTGCAGATCTCGGACGAGCGCAAGGAGCGCATGCAGGAGTCGTTTTTGGCGATGCGCCGCACGTTCTTCAATCAGGCCCCAACGGTGGCGCCGGTCCAGATCACCGGCGTCCTCACCGGAGCGGTGACGGGCAATCTCGGCGGCGACGACCCCGACGGGGACCGCCTGGTGTACATCCTGACCAAAGCCCCGACGTCAGGATCGGTGACGATCAATCGGGACGGCACGTATTCCTACACTCCCGGTGACGATTTCAACGGCGTCGACACCTTCCGGGTCGCCGCGATCGATCTGGGGCTGCACATGAACCTGCTCCAGTTACTGCGTCCGGTGAGTAGCGGTGTGGCGACCTCCCTGATCAACCAGGGCGCCATCAAATTGGAGTTCACCGACAAGACGTCGTCGGACGACTGGAACGCAGAACGCCTGGCCGCATTGCGTGGAGCGGCGGAGGAACTGATCGAGTACTTCCGGGTGACGGCGCCGGTGACGTTGACCTATGACCTCACCGAAGACGACGATGACGACGACAGCACGCTGGCGTCCGCCGGCAGCGCTCTCGTCCAGAGCACCCCGGGCTTCTGGAAATCGGTGGTGCAGCAGAAGCTTCAGGACGGAGTCGACGCCAACGGCGACGCCGCCGACGGCGAGATCGAATGGAACTGGAACGAATCCTGGGGGCTGGGCGACGATATCGCCGACGACGAGTACGACTTCAAGGCCGTGCTGCGGCACGAGATGTTGCACTCGTTCGGATTCACCGGCAGGATCAGGACGCCCGATGTGTACACCAAGCGCAACTGGTCCACCTATGCCAGCTTCGTGTCCGACAAGGACGGGGAGTTCGCCATCGGCGAGGACTTCCGGTGGGACAGCGCGTTCAATCCCAACCTCACCGGCGGCAACGGGGGCCTGTTCTTCGGCGGTCCCACCGCGGTTGCCGTGTACGGCCGGCCGGTTCCGCTGTTCACCCCGGACCCGTTCGAGAACGGTTCGTCGACCAGTCACACCGATGACGAGACCTTCAAGGAGCCGCATCAGTTGCTGATGAACCATGCAACCGGCAAGGGCCCGTCGGTCAGGGAGATCAGCGCCATCGAGGCCGGCATCCTGATCGACCTCGGGTACATCGTGGTGCAGCGACACGAGGTCGATTAGTGAGCACGTGCTAGAGCAGGGGTGTCACCGGCATCAGGTCGATCAGTGCGGATGAAGGGAAGTGATGTGACGGCGGGTTGCGCGTCGCACAGGGGACCGGCGCCAACGGGCGGCCGTCATCGCAAATCGGATGGCTTCGCGGTCCGGCGTTGGTTGAAGCTCGGTGCGGCCTCGGCGGGTATGGGGGCGGCGTTGCTCGGCTTCAGCCTCTTGAGTCCCGAACTCGGCGTAGCCGCGGCCGACTCAGGCAGCGAATCGGCGGCCGCGTCGGACTCCAGCGGGCCGGCAAAGCCGAGACGGTCGACGGATACGACCGAGGCGACGGAGGCCGGCGAAAAAGCCGACCAGGCTCGGGAATCCGACGACGACGCCGCTCAGACAGGGGTACGTCGGGCCGAAGACAAGCCCGACACGACCGGTGAGTTCGATACGACCGGCGAGGACGCAGATCTCGACGAGGTCGGCGACGACGCCACCGCAGAGGCCATCGTGCGGGGAAAGCCCGCTGCGACTGCGGCCACCGTGACCGTCGATCCGGATGTCGAGGACGATACCGAGCAGGTCGAATCCTCCAGCGCGGCAGCCGAATCGCCCGCCCTGGTGCCGGCGACGGCGGCCGCACCGCCTCAGCCGCCCTACATTTCCGAGCAGAGCGAGTACCAGAAGTGGGTGGCGACGGTCCTCGACGAGTGGACCGA carries:
- a CDS encoding Ig-like domain-containing protein, with the translated sequence MSTARHRKARRSEDFAVRRWLHAGAVTAGMGAALLGFGVLGAEIATAAADTGSESASSGATNAGPSAANDAAGSAASDAASDSGSGATGTADDADPDADADTDDDTDDDEADADADAVAERVSVKPKSHRATAAAETESDDATAESEDAAAEADDGAAADSDDTTAVAEPPVRSTANVDSDEEPADEDEYDWPVAPAPYVSPQSAYQIRVAEILDDWTARHQEWVDSLQISDERKERMQESFLAMRRTFFNQAPTVAPVQITGVLTGAVTGNLGGDDPDGDRLVYILTKAPTSGSVTINRDGTYSYTPGDDFNGVDTFRVAAIDLGLHMNLLQLLRPVSSGVATSLINQGAIKLEFTDKTSSDDWNAERLAALRGAAEELIEYFRVTAPVTLTYDLTEDDDDDDSTLASAGSALVQSTPGFWKSVVQQKLQDGVDANGDAADGEIEWNWNESWGLGDDIADDEYDFKAVLRHEMLHSFGFTGRIRTPDVYTKRNWSTYASFVSDKDGEFAIGEDFRWDSAFNPNLTGGNGGLFFGGPTAVAVYGRPVPLFTPDPFENGSSTSHTDDETFKEPHQLLMNHATGKGPSVREISAIEAGILIDLGYIVVQRHEVD